From Saccopteryx leptura isolate mSacLep1 chromosome 3, mSacLep1_pri_phased_curated, whole genome shotgun sequence, one genomic window encodes:
- the DFFA gene encoding DNA fragmentation factor subunit alpha yields MEVSGGARAPEPSENQALKPCVLRRNHSREQYGVAASCLEDLKNKACDILAIDKSLAPVTLVLAEDGTIVDDDDYFLCLPSNTKFVALAGNDKWAYNNSDGGTAWISQESVDVDETDSAAGLKWKNVARQLREDLSSIVLLSEEDLQVLIDVPCSDLARELCQSCSTVQGLQDTLQRALDQREEARQSRQLLELYLQALEKEGSVFSKQPDSRAGFNDERDAVDAGLSGDGPSEMALPSQVLAVLREKPAPELSLSSRDLELVTREDPRALAAALNWDTEKTGTVQQACGQELGRRLQQVQSLHSLRSISARRSPLPQELQNPKRARQDPTEL; encoded by the exons ATGGAGGTTTCTGGGGGCGCCAGGGCTCCGGAACCCAGCGAAAACCAGGCTCTAAAGCCGTGCGTGCTGCGCCGCAACCACAGCCGCGAGCAGTACGGCGTGGCGGCGTCCTGCCTCGAGGATCTGAAGAACAAGG ctTGTGACATCCTGGCCATTGATAAGTCCCTGGCACCAGTCACCCTGGTCCTGGCAGAGGATGGCACCATAGTGGATGATGACGATTACTTCCTGTGCCTACCTTCTAATACTAAGTTTGTGGCATTGGCTGGTAATGATAAGTGGGCATACAACAATTCAG ATGGCGGCACCGCCTGGATTTCCCAGGAGTCCGTGGATGTAGATGAAACAGACAGCGCGGCAGGGCTGAAGTGGAAGAACGTGGCCAGGCAGCTGAGGGAGGACCTGTCCAGCATCGTCCTGCTGTCGGAGGAGGACCTCCAG GTGCTCATCGATGTGCCCTGTTCAGACCTGGCCCGGGAGCTGTGCCAGAGCTGCAGCACAGTCCAGGGCCTCCAGGACACCCTGCAGCGGGCACTCGACCAGCGGGAGGAAGCCCGGCAGTCcaggcagctgctggagctctacCTCCAGGCCCTGGAGAAGGAGGGCAGCGTCTTTTCCAAGCAGCCAG ATTCCAGAGCCGGCTTCAATGACGAGAGGGACGCCGTCGACGCGGGTCTGAGCGGAGATGGCCCCTCTGAAATGGCCCTTCCAAGCCAGGTCCTCGCTGTACTGAGGGAGAAGCCTGCCCCAGAGCTGAGCTTGTCTAGTCGGGATTTGGAG CTGGTTACCAGGGAAGACCCCAGAGCTCTGGCCGCTGCtctgaactgggacacagagaagacGGGAACTGTTCAGCAGGCCTGCGGTCAGGAGCTGGGCCGGCGCCTCCAGCAGGTGCAGAGTCTGCATTCTCTCAGGAGCATTTCCGCACGGAGGAGTCCCCTGCCCCAAGAGCTGCAGAACCCCAAGCGAGCCAGACAAGACCCCACAGAGCTGTAG